A single Mangrovimonas sp. YM274 DNA region contains:
- a CDS encoding exodeoxyribonuclease V subunit beta, whose amino-acid sequence MQNASPFSIYNASAGSGKTYTLVKDYLKILVTSTHPKQFKHILAITFTNKAVGEMKERIIKTLQLFANPDILEQGNSMFEELCKEANLSPEELHEKSKRILNAIVHNYASFDISTIDGFTHKLIRTFAHDLKLPLNFEVELDQNTLLMEAVDSLIAKAGTNKELTKVLVDFAIEKADDDKSWDISFDFNKIAKLLINENELPFVKTFKDKSLEDFTSLKKELIKQGANLDHTIKTEAESALELISESGLEHSDFSRGSLPKFFIKATDSNFKYDFGATQWEKGFVEGERLYPKKVTETIASTIDTIQPQLIEYYNNIKNAYYQSRFVKAIYKNSTPLSVLNAIQHELNTIQKEQNKLLISEFNNIIHNEIKGLPSPFIYERLGEKFRHYFIDEFQDTSALQWQNLIPLLNNTLASDNGTAMLVGDAKQAIYRWRGGEAEQFIDLFTDVNPFQVEKKVENLPTNYRSFETIVEFNNNLFDFISSHTFSHPTYQSLYQTASQNTFSKDQGYVNLSFLEISKDDDRDELYCQKTYDSILMSMDNGFEAKDICVLVRKGKEGVAIADFLNEKGIDIVSSETLLIKNAPEVAFTNAFLKLLVQPKNNELKVEVLNFLSQKLNIEDQHAFFKKHIPLELKEFIQSFSEYGIFLDSSALLLLPLYDLAETIIRSFHLTEISNAYIQFYLDLVLEYSQKHTYDLAGFISYFENKQDQLSIISPEGQNAVRIMTIHKSKGLEFPVVIFPYADMDIYRQIDPKVWFPLSPDQFNGFDYALLNYGKDIEHFGEIGQMLYEIQQAQLELDNINLLYVACTRPIEQLYIISKKDADSKGNFNNKSYAGILMQYLAQEQLWQDSTLEYTFGTPQRQSKKEALAALNLTQEVFVSTPKEDHSLRILTKAGLLWETEQERAIEKGNLVHDIMALIKSEEDIDFALSQFMDTGKLNEKQYLELKPLIHNIINHKGLKPFFSTGLEIYNERDIITRQGEIVRPDRVVINTNNQATIIDYKTGTETSTHLKQLEGYQNVLEDMGLKVTNKILVYVNDDIDVKEF is encoded by the coding sequence ATGCAAAACGCAAGCCCATTTTCAATCTATAATGCCTCTGCCGGAAGTGGAAAAACATATACATTGGTTAAAGATTACCTGAAAATTCTTGTCACCTCCACACATCCAAAACAGTTTAAACACATCCTAGCCATCACCTTTACCAACAAAGCGGTGGGTGAAATGAAAGAACGCATTATCAAAACCTTGCAATTGTTTGCAAACCCAGACATTTTAGAGCAGGGCAACAGCATGTTTGAAGAACTCTGCAAGGAGGCTAATCTATCGCCTGAGGAATTACATGAAAAATCCAAGCGCATTCTAAATGCCATAGTGCACAATTACGCCAGTTTTGACATTTCAACCATAGATGGTTTTACACATAAACTTATCCGAACGTTCGCGCATGATTTAAAGCTTCCTTTAAATTTTGAGGTTGAACTAGACCAAAACACATTATTAATGGAAGCTGTTGACAGCCTTATTGCAAAAGCAGGAACCAATAAAGAGCTCACCAAGGTCCTTGTGGATTTTGCCATTGAAAAGGCGGACGACGATAAAAGTTGGGACATTTCATTCGATTTTAATAAGATTGCCAAATTATTAATTAACGAAAATGAATTGCCCTTTGTAAAAACCTTCAAGGACAAATCGTTGGAGGACTTCACTAGCTTAAAAAAAGAATTAATTAAACAAGGGGCAAACCTTGACCATACAATTAAGACGGAAGCTGAGTCTGCCCTGGAATTGATTTCGGAAAGTGGTTTGGAACATAGTGATTTTTCAAGAGGAAGCCTCCCTAAATTCTTTATCAAGGCTACCGACAGCAACTTTAAATATGATTTCGGAGCCACGCAATGGGAAAAAGGATTTGTTGAAGGGGAACGCTTATATCCAAAAAAAGTAACAGAGACTATAGCCTCTACAATTGACACCATTCAGCCCCAGCTTATTGAATACTATAACAATATTAAAAACGCCTATTATCAATCTCGATTTGTGAAGGCCATTTACAAAAATAGCACACCGCTTTCGGTCCTCAATGCGATACAGCACGAACTCAACACGATTCAAAAGGAACAAAACAAATTATTGATTTCAGAATTTAACAACATCATCCATAACGAAATTAAGGGCTTACCTTCGCCTTTCATTTATGAGCGTCTTGGGGAAAAATTCAGGCATTATTTCATCGATGAGTTTCAGGACACCTCGGCATTGCAATGGCAAAACCTCATTCCTCTACTAAACAACACCTTAGCATCAGATAACGGTACGGCCATGTTGGTGGGTGATGCCAAACAGGCGATTTATCGTTGGCGGGGTGGTGAAGCAGAACAGTTTATTGACTTGTTTACGGATGTTAATCCTTTTCAAGTGGAGAAAAAGGTAGAAAACCTCCCTACCAACTACCGCAGTTTTGAAACCATTGTAGAATTCAACAACAATCTGTTTGACTTTATCTCGTCTCACACCTTTAGCCATCCTACCTATCAATCGCTTTATCAAACGGCTTCACAAAACACCTTTTCCAAAGATCAGGGATATGTTAATCTTTCTTTCCTTGAAATTTCAAAAGATGATGACCGTGATGAACTCTATTGCCAAAAAACATACGACAGTATTTTGATGTCCATGGACAATGGTTTTGAAGCAAAGGATATTTGTGTGTTAGTAAGAAAAGGGAAAGAAGGTGTTGCAATAGCCGACTTTTTAAATGAAAAAGGCATTGACATAGTCTCTTCAGAAACCTTGTTGATTAAAAATGCTCCTGAAGTAGCCTTTACTAATGCATTTTTAAAATTGTTGGTACAACCAAAAAACAACGAGTTGAAAGTAGAGGTTTTAAATTTTCTTTCTCAAAAATTAAACATTGAAGATCAACATGCATTTTTTAAGAAACATATCCCATTGGAACTTAAAGAATTCATTCAAAGCTTTTCCGAATACGGAATTTTCCTAGACAGTTCTGCACTCCTACTTCTTCCACTTTATGATTTGGCAGAAACTATCATTAGAAGTTTTCACCTTACAGAAATATCCAATGCCTACATCCAATTTTATTTGGATTTGGTTTTGGAGTATTCACAGAAACACACCTATGATCTTGCAGGGTTTATTTCCTATTTCGAAAATAAGCAAGACCAATTGAGTATCATCTCACCCGAAGGTCAAAATGCCGTAAGAATCATGACCATCCATAAATCCAAAGGATTGGAATTTCCAGTCGTGATTTTCCCCTATGCGGATATGGACATATACAGACAGATAGACCCCAAAGTTTGGTTTCCTTTAAGCCCAGATCAATTCAACGGATTCGATTATGCACTACTAAACTATGGAAAAGACATTGAACACTTTGGTGAGATAGGCCAAATGCTCTACGAAATACAACAGGCTCAATTGGAATTGGACAATATCAACTTACTCTATGTGGCTTGCACAAGACCCATTGAACAACTCTATATAATCTCAAAAAAGGATGCCGACTCCAAAGGCAATTTCAACAACAAATCCTATGCTGGCATTTTGATGCAATATCTGGCACAGGAACAACTTTGGCAGGATTCAACTCTAGAATACACCTTCGGAACACCTCAAAGACAATCCAAAAAAGAAGCCTTGGCAGCACTTAACCTCACTCAAGAGGTCTTTGTTTCTACTCCAAAAGAAGACCACAGCTTGAGGATTCTTACCAAAGCAGGATTACTTTGGGAGACCGAGCAAGAACGCGCTATCGAAAAAGGAAACTTGGTACACGATATTATGGCCTTGATCAAAAGTGAGGAAGATATCGATTTTGCCCTTAGCCAGTTTATGGATACCGGAAAGCTAAATGAAAAACAATATCTCGAATTAAAGCCCTTAATCCATAACATCATTAATCACAAAGGTTTAAAACCGTTCTTTTCTACAGGTTTAGAAATTTACAACGAAAGGGACATAATTACCAGACAGGGAGAAATTGTTAGACCAGACCGAGTGGTCATTAATACAAACAACCAAGCAACTATTATAGACTACAAAACTGGGACGGAAACTTCTACGCACCTCAAACAATTAGAAGGCTACCAAAACGTACTGGAAGATATGGGCCTAAAGGTTACCAATAAAATTCTTGTCTATGTCAATGATGATATTGATGTAAAAGAATTTTAA
- a CDS encoding acyl carrier protein codes for MSDIASRVKAIIVDKLGVDENEVVAEASFTNDLGADSLDTVELIMEFEKEFDIQIPDDQAENIATVGQAISYIEEAK; via the coding sequence ATGTCAGACATTGCATCAAGAGTAAAAGCGATTATCGTAGACAAATTAGGTGTTGATGAAAACGAAGTGGTTGCTGAAGCAAGCTTCACTAACGATTTAGGCGCAGATTCATTGGACACTGTAGAATTAATTATGGAGTTCGAAAAAGAATTCGATATTCAAATTCCAGACGATCAAGCTGAGAACATTGCAACAGTTGGTCAAGCTATTTCGTACATAGAAGAAGCAAAATAA
- a CDS encoding amidophosphoribosyltransferase, whose product MSDALKHECGIALIRLLKPLEFYKEKYGSAFYGVNKMYLMMEKQHNRGQDGAGFASIKLDTEPGERYISRVRSIAQQPIQDIFAQINSRINKELSENPEYADDVELQKRHIPYVGELLLGHVRYGTFGKNSVESVHPFLRQNNWMHRNLIVAGNFNMTNVNQLFDGLVRLGQHPKEKADTITIMEKIGHFLDDAVSKKYKQLKAEGYSKRECSPIIAERLNVAKILKRAAKNWDGGYAMAGLLGHGDSFVLRDPAGIRPAYYYKDDEIVVVASERPVIQTVFNVDFDKVVELDPGHAIITKKSGEVAIKKILEPLERKACSFERIYFSRGSDAEIYQERKNLGKLLMPKVLEAIDNDTKNSVFSYIPNTAETSFFGMIDSIEKHLNEKKTKAILDGGGKLSAEHVTEILSERPRIEKIAIKDVKLRTFITEDSSRDDLVAHVYDATYGVIKPQDNLVIIDDSIVRGTTLKKSIIKMMDRLHPKKIVVVSSAPQIRYPDCYGIDMARLEDLIAFRAMLDLLKENNKYHMVEEVYHKCKEQVDLDDKHVKNFVKELYDQFTDEEISAKISELICDDSINAEVQAIFQTVDNLHTACPKNLGDWYFTGDYPTPGGNRVVNRAFINFFEGNKERAY is encoded by the coding sequence ATGAGTGATGCTTTAAAACATGAATGCGGAATCGCACTTATTAGACTTTTAAAACCTTTGGAATTCTATAAAGAAAAGTATGGAAGTGCTTTTTATGGCGTTAACAAAATGTATTTAATGATGGAAAAACAGCACAACCGTGGTCAGGACGGTGCCGGTTTTGCCAGCATTAAATTAGATACAGAGCCAGGAGAGCGCTATATAAGTCGTGTGCGGTCTATTGCCCAGCAGCCAATACAGGATATTTTTGCTCAAATAAATTCTAGAATCAATAAGGAATTGAGCGAGAACCCAGAATATGCCGACGATGTAGAACTTCAAAAGCGTCACATTCCTTATGTGGGCGAATTACTTTTAGGACACGTTCGTTATGGGACTTTTGGAAAGAACAGCGTAGAAAGCGTTCACCCCTTTTTAAGACAAAACAACTGGATGCACCGAAACCTTATTGTTGCAGGTAACTTCAACATGACCAATGTAAATCAATTATTTGATGGATTGGTACGTTTGGGGCAGCATCCAAAAGAAAAGGCAGACACCATTACCATCATGGAAAAGATTGGCCACTTTTTGGATGATGCCGTTTCTAAAAAATATAAGCAACTTAAAGCAGAAGGTTACAGTAAACGAGAGTGTTCGCCAATTATCGCAGAACGTCTTAATGTAGCCAAAATATTGAAAAGAGCTGCCAAGAATTGGGATGGTGGTTACGCCATGGCTGGTTTGTTAGGTCATGGGGACTCCTTCGTTTTACGTGACCCAGCCGGTATTAGACCAGCCTACTATTATAAAGATGATGAAATTGTAGTGGTAGCTTCTGAGCGCCCTGTAATTCAAACTGTGTTTAACGTAGATTTTGACAAAGTAGTTGAATTGGATCCTGGTCATGCTATAATTACCAAAAAGTCTGGTGAGGTTGCTATCAAAAAAATCCTTGAACCGCTAGAGCGCAAGGCATGTTCTTTTGAGCGCATCTATTTTTCAAGAGGAAGTGATGCCGAAATTTACCAAGAACGCAAAAACCTTGGAAAGCTTTTAATGCCAAAGGTCCTTGAGGCCATTGATAATGACACTAAAAATTCGGTGTTCTCATACATTCCAAATACAGCTGAAACATCTTTCTTTGGAATGATCGATTCCATTGAAAAACATCTTAACGAAAAGAAAACTAAAGCCATTCTTGATGGTGGCGGGAAGCTTTCTGCAGAGCACGTTACTGAAATTCTTTCGGAGCGTCCTAGAATTGAAAAAATTGCCATTAAAGATGTTAAGCTTAGAACCTTTATTACAGAGGACAGCAGTAGAGATGATCTTGTTGCTCACGTTTATGACGCTACATATGGCGTAATCAAACCACAGGACAATTTAGTTATTATAGACGATAGTATTGTGAGAGGAACCACTCTTAAAAAGAGCATTATTAAAATGATGGACCGTCTTCACCCTAAAAAGATCGTAGTCGTTTCTTCAGCCCCTCAAATTAGATACCCAGATTGTTACGGTATAGACATGGCAAGACTTGAGGATTTAATAGCATTTAGAGCCATGTTGGATTTACTGAAGGAAAACAACAAATACCACATGGTTGAAGAGGTTTACCATAAGTGTAAAGAACAAGTAGATCTTGACGATAAACATGTAAAGAACTTTGTGAAAGAACTTTATGATCAATTTACAGATGAAGAAATATCAGCAAAGATCTCTGAATTAATTTGCGATGACAGTATTAATGCCGAAGTACAAGCCATTTTCCAAACGGTAGACAACTTGCACACAGCTTGTCCAAAAAACTTGGGTGATTGGTATTTTACTGGCGATTACCCAACGCCAGGAGGTAACCGTGTGGTAAACAGAGCATTCATTAATTTCTTTGAAGGAAACAAGGAAAGAGCTTATTAA
- the kbl gene encoding glycine C-acetyltransferase: MYGKIKEHLQHELQDIKDAGLFKEERIITSPQNAEITLNTGQTVLNFCANNYLGLSDHPEVIQAAKDAMDTHGFGMSSVRFICGTQDIHKTLEAKIAEFYGTEDTILYAAAFDANGGVFEPLLGAEDAIISDSLNHASIIDGVRLCKAARYRYQNNDMADLEKQLIAANENGARFKIIVTDGVFSMDGLVAPLDQICDLADKYDALVMIDECHAAGFIGETGRGTLEEKGVLGRIDIITGTLGKALGGAMGGYTTAKKEVIEMLRQRSRPYLFSNSLAPAIVGASIKVFEMLSNDTSLRDKLDWNTKYFKEGMKSAGFDIIDGDSAIVPVMLYDAKLSQTMAKMLLDEGIYVIGFFYPVVPKEKARIRVQLSAAHNQAHLDKAIAAFTKVGKALEVI, encoded by the coding sequence ATGTACGGAAAAATTAAGGAGCACTTACAGCACGAATTACAAGACATAAAAGATGCCGGATTATTTAAGGAAGAACGCATCATTACTTCTCCTCAAAATGCAGAAATTACATTAAACACGGGACAAACCGTATTAAATTTTTGCGCCAACAACTACCTCGGGCTTTCAGATCACCCAGAAGTCATCCAAGCGGCAAAAGATGCAATGGACACACATGGCTTTGGAATGTCGTCCGTAAGGTTTATTTGTGGCACCCAAGACATCCATAAAACTTTGGAAGCCAAAATTGCTGAATTCTATGGCACTGAAGACACCATTCTTTATGCCGCAGCTTTCGATGCCAATGGAGGGGTTTTTGAACCATTACTAGGTGCGGAAGATGCTATTATTTCAGATTCGTTAAACCACGCCTCTATTATTGATGGGGTACGTTTGTGTAAAGCAGCCAGATACCGTTACCAAAATAACGATATGGCCGATTTAGAGAAACAATTGATTGCTGCAAATGAAAATGGTGCCCGTTTCAAAATTATTGTAACGGATGGTGTATTCTCTATGGACGGGCTGGTAGCACCTTTAGATCAAATTTGTGATTTAGCAGACAAATATGACGCCCTAGTTATGATCGATGAATGTCATGCCGCTGGTTTTATTGGAGAAACAGGACGAGGAACTCTTGAAGAAAAAGGAGTATTGGGCCGTATTGATATCATTACAGGAACCCTTGGTAAAGCTTTAGGAGGAGCCATGGGAGGTTATACCACTGCTAAAAAAGAAGTTATTGAAATGCTTCGCCAACGATCAAGGCCTTACTTATTCTCTAACTCATTGGCACCTGCTATAGTAGGAGCTTCCATTAAAGTTTTTGAGATGCTTTCCAACGACACATCGTTAAGAGACAAATTGGATTGGAACACAAAATACTTCAAAGAAGGAATGAAATCTGCCGGTTTTGACATCATCGATGGAGACTCAGCAATTGTACCCGTAATGCTCTACGATGCCAAACTTTCTCAAACTATGGCAAAGATGTTATTGGATGAAGGAATTTACGTTATTGGCTTCTTTTACCCGGTAGTTCCAAAGGAAAAAGCACGTATTAGAGTGCAACTTTCAGCAGCTCATAATCAAGCACATTTGGACAAAGCTATCGCCGCATTTACCAAAGTTGGTAAAGCTTTAGAAGTTATTTAA
- a CDS encoding ribonuclease H family protein, with the protein MAKKKQKYYTVWKGHNTGVFDNWNDCKAQIKDYQGALYKSFPTFEAAKAAFKGNYKDFIGQPKTFKSTLSPVELQKIGQPNYNSISVDAASSGNPGIMEYRGVDTKSKKQLFIQGPFPEGTNNIGEFLAIVHGLAMLKKNNSNRIIYTDSKTAMSWVKKKNCNTKLPRNEKNKALFELVDRAVSWLKNNDYTTTIVKWETKAWGEIPADFGRK; encoded by the coding sequence ATGGCCAAAAAAAAGCAAAAATATTACACCGTTTGGAAAGGTCATAATACCGGCGTGTTTGATAACTGGAACGACTGCAAAGCCCAGATAAAGGATTATCAAGGAGCCCTATATAAATCTTTCCCCACTTTTGAGGCTGCAAAAGCTGCCTTCAAAGGGAATTACAAAGATTTTATCGGACAGCCCAAAACCTTTAAAAGCACACTTTCTCCTGTAGAACTCCAAAAGATAGGACAACCAAATTACAATTCCATCTCGGTAGATGCCGCCTCGAGTGGCAACCCTGGTATTATGGAATATCGGGGTGTGGACACCAAATCGAAAAAACAACTCTTTATTCAAGGCCCCTTCCCCGAAGGCACCAACAATATTGGTGAGTTCCTTGCCATAGTGCACGGTTTGGCAATGCTCAAAAAAAACAATAGTAACCGCATTATCTACACCGATTCCAAAACCGCCATGAGCTGGGTGAAGAAAAAAAACTGTAACACCAAGCTTCCTCGGAATGAAAAAAACAAAGCATTATTTGAACTTGTGGACCGCGCTGTAAGTTGGCTAAAAAATAACGACTATACCACCACCATTGTAAAATGGGAAACCAAAGCTTGGGGTGAAATTCCAGCAGATTTTGGAAGAAAATAA
- a CDS encoding PfkB family carbohydrate kinase — translation MSKLVIVGTVAFDAIETPFGKTDKILGGAATFIGLAASEFNVDASIVSVVGGDFPQDYLNLLSNRRLDISGIEIVEHGKTFFWSGRYHNNMNSRDTLITELNVLADFNPVVPEKYRDSEIVMLGNLHPIVQSSVLDQMANTPKLAILDTMNFWMDNALEDLLNVIKRIDVITINDEEAKQLTGEHSLVTAAKRIHEMGPKYVVIKKGEHGALLFHEEHMFAAPALPLEQVFDPTGAGDTFAGGFAGYLAKSKDLSFDNMKNAVIYGSAMASFSVERFGTERMQDLSSNEIHKRIQQFENLTQFKIN, via the coding sequence ATGAGCAAGTTAGTTATTGTTGGAACAGTAGCATTCGATGCTATTGAAACCCCTTTCGGAAAAACCGATAAAATACTTGGAGGTGCCGCAACCTTTATAGGATTGGCAGCTTCAGAATTTAATGTAGACGCCTCAATTGTATCAGTAGTTGGCGGCGATTTTCCGCAAGACTACTTGAACCTTTTATCCAACAGACGCTTGGATATTTCAGGTATAGAAATAGTGGAACACGGTAAAACCTTCTTTTGGAGCGGCCGTTACCACAACAATATGAACTCCCGAGACACCTTGATAACAGAATTGAATGTTTTGGCAGATTTTAACCCAGTAGTTCCTGAGAAATATCGAGATTCTGAAATTGTAATGTTAGGGAATTTACACCCGATTGTGCAATCGAGTGTCCTAGATCAAATGGCAAATACGCCAAAATTAGCCATTTTGGATACTATGAATTTTTGGATGGACAACGCTTTGGAGGATCTTTTAAATGTCATCAAACGTATAGACGTTATCACTATCAATGATGAAGAGGCCAAACAGCTTACCGGAGAGCACTCTTTGGTTACGGCCGCTAAAAGAATCCATGAAATGGGTCCAAAATATGTAGTTATTAAAAAAGGAGAGCATGGTGCCCTATTGTTCCATGAAGAACACATGTTTGCAGCTCCAGCTTTACCTTTAGAACAAGTTTTTGACCCAACTGGTGCAGGCGATACCTTTGCAGGTGGCTTTGCCGGATATTTGGCAAAATCAAAAGACTTGTCTTTTGACAATATGAAAAATGCGGTCATTTATGGATCGGCCATGGCGTCTTTCAGTGTTGAAAGATTTGGAACCGAGCGGATGCAGGATCTGTCATCCAACGAAATCCACAAACGCATACAGCAATTTGAAAATTTAACGCAGTTTAAAATTAACTAG
- a CDS encoding OmpA family protein translates to MKNLSRLLLATLLLLGFNANAQDEDNPWAVGIGVNMVDFYPTGEDAPLGGYFDEYFNVGDHYNILPSLSSLTVSRYISSGFIFSATGSINQIENFGDQSVDDLSYYGLDGTISYSFMRHSTFNPFIGVGGGYTWVDEIGAGTLNGTLGFNVWFTENIGLTVQSAYKHAFEDYLDTHFQHTVGIAIKFGGKDTDGDGIYDKDDACPEVPGLEAFNGCPDTDGDGIQDSEDECPNEAGLAEFNGCPDSDGDGVPDKNDDCPTEAGLKELSGCPDADGDGVADKDDNCPNEVGPAANNGCPWPDRDGDGVADKDDKCPDLAGPASNDGCPVVTEEVQKALNAYAKTILFDTGKSSIKAESEKVLADIIAILNEYPHAKFTVEGHTDSVGSESSNMKLSESRALSVKDYLVDHGVDEFRLSSRGYGESKPIDTNKTSAGRANNRRVEINLVK, encoded by the coding sequence ATGAAAAATCTTAGCAGATTATTATTGGCTACGTTGCTTTTATTAGGCTTCAATGCTAATGCTCAAGATGAAGACAATCCTTGGGCAGTAGGTATCGGCGTAAACATGGTTGATTTTTATCCAACTGGAGAAGATGCTCCTCTTGGAGGTTACTTTGATGAGTATTTCAATGTTGGTGATCACTACAACATTCTTCCATCATTATCAAGCCTTACCGTTTCTAGATACATCAGTAGCGGATTCATTTTTTCTGCTACAGGATCTATCAACCAAATAGAGAACTTTGGAGACCAATCAGTAGATGATTTGTCATACTACGGTCTTGATGGTACTATCTCTTACAGCTTTATGAGACACTCTACTTTCAACCCATTCATTGGTGTTGGTGGTGGTTACACTTGGGTTGATGAAATTGGAGCTGGTACTTTAAACGGAACTTTAGGATTTAACGTTTGGTTTACTGAAAATATCGGTTTAACCGTGCAATCTGCTTACAAACATGCGTTTGAAGATTATTTAGATACTCACTTCCAACACACTGTAGGTATTGCTATCAAATTTGGTGGTAAAGATACTGATGGTGACGGAATCTACGACAAAGACGATGCTTGTCCAGAAGTTCCAGGATTGGAAGCTTTCAACGGATGTCCTGATACTGACGGTGACGGGATCCAAGATAGCGAGGACGAATGTCCAAACGAAGCTGGTTTAGCTGAGTTCAACGGATGTCCTGATTCTGACGGAGATGGTGTTCCAGACAAAAACGATGACTGTCCTACAGAAGCTGGATTGAAAGAATTAAGCGGATGTCCAGATGCTGACGGTGACGGTGTTGCTGATAAAGATGATAACTGTCCAAACGAAGTTGGTCCAGCAGCAAACAACGGTTGTCCTTGGCCAGACAGAGATGGCGACGGTGTTGCTGACAAAGATGATAAGTGTCCAGATTTAGCTGGTCCTGCATCTAACGATGGTTGTCCAGTAGTAACTGAAGAAGTGCAAAAAGCATTGAACGCTTACGCTAAAACAATCTTGTTTGACACTGGTAAGTCTTCTATCAAAGCTGAGTCTGAAAAAGTACTTGCTGATATCATCGCAATCTTGAACGAGTATCCTCACGCTAAGTTTACTGTTGAAGGTCATACTGATAGCGTAGGTAGCGAGTCTTCTAACATGAAGCTATCTGAATCTAGAGCACTTTCTGTTAAAGATTACTTAGTAGACCACGGAGTAGATGAATTTAGATTATCATCTAGAGGTTACGGTGAGTCTAAGCCAATCGACACTAACAAAACTAGTGCTGGTAGAGCAAACAACAGACGTGTTGAAATTAACTTAGTAAAATAA
- a CDS encoding superoxide dismutase, protein MAFELPKLKYAYDALEPHIDARTMEIHHTKHHNGYTTNLNNAIAGSDLEGKTIENILSNLDMDNKAVRNNGGGFYNHCLFWEVMNPEGKGVLSGELKDAIEEAFGSEEAFKDAFSKAAATQFGSGWAWLCVHKGGKVEVCSTPNQDNPLMPGVGCEGTPILGLDVWEHAYYLHYQNRRPDYINAFFNVINWNEVERRYAEAK, encoded by the coding sequence ATGGCTTTCGAATTACCGAAATTAAAATATGCATACGATGCTTTGGAACCACACATCGATGCACGTACAATGGAAATACATCATACCAAACATCATAACGGCTACACTACCAACCTAAACAATGCTATTGCAGGATCTGACTTAGAAGGGAAAACCATAGAAAATATCCTTTCCAATTTGGATATGGACAATAAAGCGGTAAGAAACAACGGTGGTGGATTTTACAATCACTGCTTGTTTTGGGAGGTTATGAACCCTGAGGGAAAAGGAGTCTTGTCTGGTGAATTGAAAGATGCCATAGAAGAGGCTTTTGGTTCTGAAGAGGCGTTCAAGGATGCCTTCAGTAAAGCTGCTGCAACTCAATTTGGATCAGGGTGGGCTTGGCTATGTGTTCATAAAGGAGGAAAAGTGGAAGTGTGTTCTACACCTAATCAAGACAATCCATTAATGCCAGGTGTTGGTTGCGAAGGAACGCCTATTTTAGGCTTAGATGTATGGGAACATGCGTACTACCTACATTACCAAAACAGAAGACCAGATTATATTAATGCGTTTTTTAATGTTATTAACTGGAATGAAGTAGAGCGTAGATATGCTGAGGCTAAATAG
- a CDS encoding phosphoribosylglycinamide formyltransferase, with protein MKRIVIFASGSGSNAENLIKYFSKTKTASVVQVLTNNPQATVLERCKKLEISALSFNRVAFYKTDDVLNILKASKPDLIVLAGFLWKFPENILQEFSNKVINIHPALLPKYGGKGMYGMHVHEAVVANKELKTGITIHYVNENYDEGAIIFQDSCFVDTLDNANDVAKKIHDLEMKHFPIVVEKLLTEEHLK; from the coding sequence ATGAAACGTATTGTCATTTTTGCATCGGGCAGCGGTAGTAATGCCGAAAATTTAATTAAGTATTTTTCCAAAACAAAAACAGCTTCGGTGGTACAGGTGCTTACCAACAACCCCCAAGCCACCGTTTTGGAGCGATGCAAAAAATTGGAAATAAGTGCACTTTCATTTAACAGAGTGGCCTTTTACAAAACAGACGATGTTCTCAATATATTGAAAGCCTCCAAACCAGACTTGATTGTGTTGGCAGGTTTTCTTTGGAAGTTCCCAGAAAATATTCTACAAGAATTCTCAAATAAAGTCATCAACATCCACCCTGCTCTTTTACCTAAATATGGAGGTAAAGGTATGTATGGCATGCATGTGCACGAAGCCGTTGTTGCCAACAAAGAACTTAAAACAGGAATCACAATCCACTACGTTAATGAAAACTATGACGAGGGAGCCATCATTTTCCAAGACAGTTGTTTTGTAGACACTTTGGATAATGCAAATGATGTTGCCAAAAAAATTCACGATTTGGAAATGAAACATTTTCCTATTGTGGTTGAAAAACTCCTAACGGAAGAACATTTAAAATAA